GTTGCCCAGGCCATGCAGGACCCCTGGCTGGCGGATGCCCCCGAGCTCCGGGCCCATGTGGCTCAATGCCCTGGCTGCCGAGCCTATGTCTCCCAGGTGGCGGAGATCCTGGCTCGCCTGGAAGGGGACGGGCCGGCCCTCGACCCGCCCCCTGAATTGAAAGAACGCCTGTTGGCCCAGATCCGGTCGGACGGCGAACCGGCTGCTCCTGCCGACCGGGCGGCCGGACCGCAGGAGACCTCTTTGGCCCGGGCTTTACGGTGGCTGGCCGCTGCCGTGGTGGCCCTGCTGCTCCTCAACGGCTTTCTCCTGGCCGGCCTTTGGCGGATGCAAAGCCAACTGGACGCCCTGACGCGCCTGCTGGAAGTGGGCGGCAGCCAGATGGCGGTGGCTTACGATTTGATGGGCTTGATGGGCATCCCCAGCGATGCCGTCCTGGAGCTGGCGCCCGCCGAACCGGCGCCCGCCGGCCCTGCCTCCCAGGCGGCGGGCCGGGCCAGCCTCTATCAGACCGAGTCTGGGCATCTGGTGGTGGTGTCCGTCTGGGACCTGCCGATGCTGGAAGATCACCGCCATGTGTACCAGGTCTGGCTCCATGACGCCGGCGGCCGCCGCAACGGCGGGGTGTTCCGGGTGGATCCCCGGGGCAGGGGCACCCTGATTTACCGGGCGGCCGGCGACTTGGACGTCCAGGCCATCGGCATCACCCGCGAGCCCGACCCTTACGGTGAGGAGCCCCGGGGCCCCCAGGTGCTGTTTGCCCAGTTGCCCTGATGCCGCCGGGGCGCCGGCGACCGCCGTCTAGCGGGGCAGCACCTTGACCACGCCCTGCATGGACGGGTGGTAGGCGCAGACGAACTGGTATTCGCCGGCCTCCTCAAAGGAAAAGG
The DNA window shown above is from Sphingobacteriaceae bacterium and carries:
- a CDS encoding anti-sigma factor, producing the protein MKPCPDRVEELVAQAMQDPWLADAPELRAHVAQCPGCRAYVSQVAEILARLEGDGPALDPPPELKERLLAQIRSDGEPAAPADRAAGPQETSLARALRWLAAAVVALLLLNGFLLAGLWRMQSQLDALTRLLEVGGSQMAVAYDLMGLMGIPSDAVLELAPAEPAPAGPASQAAGRASLYQTESGHLVVVSVWDLPMLEDHRHVYQVWLHDAGGRRNGGVFRVDPRGRGTLIYRAAGDLDVQAIGITREPDPYGEEPRGPQVLFAQLP